The Novipirellula artificiosorum genome includes a window with the following:
- a CDS encoding TlpA family protein disulfide reductase encodes MNSTLSESDPAPQTRPASATPPWLWMVPVILVAGLVFVSRTKTTLPSGQDSAAIGESAPELDLLRLTSDPDPITLEQLVPGKVTLIHFWGTWCGPCKMEYPHLSETVAKLEANPQFEFVSISCESGSSETYDHLKQKTYEFLNKIQASTEVYADPYGVTRSSAAERMQQSAMYFPTSMLVDQEGIIRGVWQGYAPEAVAEMEAAVMRLLSERT; translated from the coding sequence TTGAATTCGACACTCTCGGAATCGGATCCAGCACCGCAAACGCGTCCCGCTTCGGCGACACCGCCCTGGCTTTGGATGGTCCCGGTTATTCTAGTCGCCGGCTTGGTTTTCGTCAGTCGTACGAAGACGACGCTTCCATCAGGCCAGGACAGCGCTGCCATTGGTGAATCGGCCCCCGAACTTGATTTGCTGCGACTGACAAGCGATCCGGATCCTATAACGCTGGAGCAGCTGGTTCCAGGAAAAGTGACGTTGATCCACTTTTGGGGAACTTGGTGCGGTCCCTGCAAAATGGAGTACCCGCATTTGTCGGAAACCGTGGCGAAGCTGGAGGCGAACCCCCAATTCGAATTTGTTTCGATCTCCTGTGAATCGGGTTCGAGTGAAACCTATGATCACTTAAAACAGAAGACTTACGAGTTTCTCAATAAGATTCAGGCATCGACGGAGGTGTATGCGGATCCCTATGGCGTGACGCGATCGAGTGCGGCGGAGCGAATGCAACAGTCGGCAATGTATTTTCCGACGTCCATGTTGGTCGATCAGGAAGGAATCATTCGCGGCGTATGGCAAGGTTATGCACCTGAGGCCGTTGCAGAAATGGAAGCGGCCGTGATGCGACTGTTATCCGAGAGAACCTAG
- a CDS encoding glutamine--tRNA ligase/YqeY domain fusion protein — MSEQDAKRESKNFIQQAIDADLASGRYSGVLTRFPPEPNGYLHIGHAKSICLNFGLAKEYGGSCNLRFDDTNPTKEETEYVDSIMEDIRWLGFEWDSLHYASDYFEQLYQWAEKLIAQGHAYVCDLTAEQTREYRGTLTEPGRNSPFRDRTAEENLDLFRQMRAGEFPDGSRSLRAKIDMASPNMNLRDPVMYRILRATHHRTGDDWCIYPTYDWTHGQSDSLEGITFSICTLEFENHRPLYDWYCQKLGIHHPRQIEFAKLKLTTLLMGKRHMLRMVKEGYVDGWDDPRMPTICGYRRRGYTPESIRRFCAEAGIAKFNSTIDIIRLENAVREHLNAVAPRRMAVLDPIKLTITNWPEGKVEMTEAVNNPEEPAAGKRKVPLSGHLLIEQDDFREEAPRKFFRLKKGGAVRLRAGYIVDCHDVVKDDQGNVVEILCTYDPETRSGQDTSGRKVKGTIHWVSAEHAVRVDVRLYDRLFTVENPGAPEEGKTFVDYLNPDSLKVISGFVEPALAEASVGERVQFERLGYYVVDRDSTEDRRVFNRIVSLRDTWGKMEAKGKAN, encoded by the coding sequence ATGAGCGAGCAGGACGCAAAACGAGAGTCGAAGAATTTTATCCAGCAAGCGATCGATGCCGACTTGGCGTCGGGCCGGTATTCGGGCGTCTTGACCCGTTTCCCGCCAGAACCGAATGGGTATCTGCACATCGGGCACGCCAAAAGCATTTGTCTGAACTTTGGACTGGCCAAGGAATACGGTGGAAGTTGCAACTTGCGGTTCGACGACACCAATCCCACCAAGGAGGAAACCGAGTATGTCGATTCGATCATGGAGGACATTCGCTGGTTGGGGTTTGAGTGGGACAGTCTTCACTACGCCAGCGATTACTTTGAGCAGCTCTATCAGTGGGCCGAAAAGCTGATTGCCCAAGGCCATGCGTATGTTTGTGATCTGACGGCCGAACAAACGCGAGAGTACCGCGGGACTTTGACCGAACCGGGGCGCAACAGTCCCTTTCGTGACCGCACGGCGGAAGAGAATTTGGATTTGTTTCGGCAGATGCGAGCGGGTGAGTTTCCCGACGGTTCCCGGTCGCTGCGGGCCAAGATCGACATGGCTTCGCCGAACATGAACCTGCGCGATCCGGTGATGTATCGGATCCTACGCGCGACGCACCACCGCACGGGTGACGATTGGTGCATTTACCCGACCTATGATTGGACCCACGGCCAAAGCGACTCGCTCGAAGGCATCACCTTTTCGATTTGCACGCTCGAGTTTGAAAACCACCGCCCGCTCTACGATTGGTATTGTCAAAAGCTCGGCATCCATCATCCCCGTCAGATCGAGTTTGCCAAGTTGAAGCTCACGACGCTGTTGATGGGAAAACGTCACATGTTGCGAATGGTCAAGGAAGGCTATGTCGATGGCTGGGACGATCCACGCATGCCGACGATTTGTGGTTATCGCCGACGGGGTTACACCCCAGAGTCGATTCGTCGCTTCTGTGCCGAGGCAGGAATCGCCAAATTCAACAGCACGATTGATATCATTCGCCTTGAAAACGCCGTGCGTGAACACCTCAACGCGGTCGCACCGCGACGGATGGCCGTGCTCGATCCCATCAAATTGACCATTACGAATTGGCCCGAAGGCAAGGTCGAGATGACCGAAGCGGTCAATAACCCCGAAGAGCCCGCAGCCGGGAAACGCAAGGTTCCGCTTTCCGGGCATCTGTTGATCGAACAAGATGATTTCCGCGAAGAAGCGCCGCGTAAGTTCTTTCGACTGAAAAAAGGGGGGGCCGTTCGCTTGCGAGCCGGCTACATCGTGGATTGTCACGATGTTGTCAAAGATGACCAAGGCAACGTCGTTGAGATCCTCTGTACCTACGATCCCGAAACGCGTAGTGGCCAGGATACCTCGGGGCGGAAAGTCAAAGGGACGATCCACTGGGTGAGTGCGGAACATGCCGTCCGCGTCGACGTCCGGCTGTATGACCGCTTGTTTACCGTCGAAAACCCAGGGGCCCCCGAAGAGGGCAAGACCTTCGTCGACTATTTGAACCCCGATTCGCTGAAAGTGATCAGCGGATTCGTCGAACCCGCGCTTGCCGAGGCCTCCGTGGGCGAGCGCGTCCAATTTGAACGACTGGGGTACTATGTCGTCGACCGCGATTCCACCGAAGACCGCAGGGTGTTCAATCGAATCGTGTCGTTACGTGATACCTGGGGCAAGATGGAGGCCAAGGGGAAGGCGAATTAG
- a CDS encoding SGNH/GDSL hydrolase family protein translates to MMRKQNVVIAIFCSLTLMGGFAEIHAQQKNPAFAAPVADPSLPNVLLIGDSISIGYTLAVREKLRGIANVYRPATNCGPSTKGVESVDEWLSGHAWDVIHFNFGLHDLKFMGPAGQNLADPAAPTSQVQVPIDQYAENLKQIAVKLKQTGATVIWRETTPVPEGAKGRVVGDAKKYNSAAAKTIAEVGDVQVDPLYDFALKHADQQLAANVHYTQAGSDALAEQVVRAIKAALQGRSRS, encoded by the coding sequence ATGATGAGAAAACAAAACGTAGTGATCGCGATTTTTTGCAGTTTAACGTTGATGGGCGGGTTCGCCGAGATCCATGCGCAGCAGAAGAACCCCGCATTTGCGGCTCCGGTCGCAGACCCATCTCTACCGAACGTGCTGTTGATTGGAGATTCGATTTCCATCGGCTACACGTTGGCGGTGCGTGAAAAGCTCCGCGGTATCGCGAATGTCTATCGACCGGCCACGAATTGTGGCCCGTCCACGAAGGGGGTCGAGTCGGTGGACGAGTGGCTCTCGGGTCACGCCTGGGACGTCATCCACTTCAATTTCGGGCTTCACGATCTGAAATTCATGGGCCCGGCGGGACAGAACCTCGCCGACCCAGCTGCCCCGACGAGTCAGGTCCAGGTTCCGATCGATCAGTACGCGGAAAACCTCAAGCAAATTGCCGTGAAACTGAAACAGACCGGGGCGACCGTGATTTGGCGAGAAACCACACCGGTCCCGGAGGGGGCGAAGGGCCGTGTCGTCGGGGATGCCAAAAAGTACAATTCCGCCGCTGCCAAAACGATCGCGGAGGTGGGAGACGTCCAGGTCGATCCCCTGTATGATTTTGCACTCAAGCACGCTGACCAGCAGCTGGCGGCGAACGTTCACTATACCCAAGCGGGTTCCGACGCCTTGGCCGAGCAAGTGGTTCGAGCGATCAAGGCGGCCCTGCAAGGGCGATCGCGTTCCTAA
- a CDS encoding MaoC family dehydratase yields the protein MNPITASEPVYLEDMKVGDSWRSPSREITADDVADFALLTGDNDPLHSSDAARSPFGEPVAHGLLGLSVLAGLSSEYPNAATLALVGISDWQFEAPIFFGDRVQVCTTVEQIQSHGRRSGRVTWIRQLLNQHGKVVQRGRFVTLVATRARARHLVQREPSSRKSLPAR from the coding sequence TTGAATCCAATCACTGCATCCGAGCCGGTTTATCTTGAAGACATGAAGGTTGGTGATTCTTGGCGGAGTCCATCGAGAGAGATCACGGCGGACGATGTTGCTGACTTTGCTCTTTTGACCGGAGACAATGATCCGCTGCACAGCAGTGATGCAGCACGATCGCCGTTCGGCGAACCGGTTGCCCACGGTTTGTTGGGGCTCAGCGTCCTCGCAGGGCTGAGTAGCGAGTATCCCAATGCGGCGACGTTGGCACTTGTAGGAATTTCGGACTGGCAATTCGAAGCGCCCATCTTTTTTGGTGACCGCGTTCAAGTGTGTACCACCGTAGAACAGATCCAATCACATGGCCGTCGATCAGGCCGAGTAACCTGGATCCGCCAACTGCTGAACCAACATGGAAAGGTCGTCCAGCGAGGTCGCTTTGTGACATTGGTCGCAACACGAGCCCGGGCTCGGCATCTCGTTCAACGCGAACCCTCGTCGCGAAAGTCGTTACCGGCGCGATAG
- a CDS encoding AAA family ATPase: MQQAQDKITALTDALCGVIRGNRDCIEVLVISLLSNGSVLMQDVPGVGKTTLAKAVAKAIDVQFHRVQFTPDLLPAIPSRVV; encoded by the coding sequence ATGCAGCAGGCACAAGACAAGATCACCGCGCTGACCGATGCGCTTTGTGGCGTCATTCGAGGCAATCGAGATTGCATTGAGGTCCTGGTGATCTCGCTGTTGTCCAACGGATCCGTGTTGATGCAAGATGTTCCGGGTGTGGGAAAGACGACGTTGGCCAAGGCGGTCGCCAAAGCAATCGACGTTCAGTTTCATCGTGTCCAGTTCACACCCGATTTGCTGCCAGCGATTCCTTCTCGGGTCGTTTGA
- the recA gene encoding recombinase RecA, whose translation MAKKATKTKSEKVDPALKAMLALEPGLKTTLQQIEKAFGEGAIMPLGGNQSFKIDGIPTGSLGLDMALGGFGIPRGRIIEIYGPESSGKTTLALHIGAEAQKLGGIAAIIDAEHAFDPSWAKKLGVELDTLLVSQPSSGEEAMQICEMLVKSNAVDVIIIDSVAALVPKKELEGEIGDSHVGLQARLMSQSMRKLTGAIAKSKCAVIFINQIREKIGGISFGSPETTPGGRALKFYSSCRIDVRRIGSLKDGEEQVGQRVKAKIVKNKVAPPFRIAEFDMMHNNGISFEGDLLDLGVTHDIVSRSGSWFKYGETYLGQGKEKARNFLIENTDVADEIQQKIMVAGGYGGPVEEGEAVDASEVEAEVADATNS comes from the coding sequence ATGGCAAAGAAGGCAACGAAAACCAAGAGCGAGAAGGTTGACCCAGCTCTGAAGGCAATGTTAGCACTTGAGCCGGGGCTCAAGACCACGCTTCAGCAGATCGAAAAGGCATTTGGTGAAGGCGCCATCATGCCACTCGGAGGCAACCAGTCCTTCAAGATTGATGGCATTCCAACCGGAAGTCTCGGGTTGGATATGGCACTCGGCGGTTTCGGGATTCCTCGGGGCCGGATTATCGAAATTTACGGTCCGGAATCGAGTGGTAAGACCACGCTTGCACTGCACATCGGTGCCGAAGCGCAAAAGCTAGGTGGGATTGCCGCGATCATTGATGCCGAACACGCCTTTGACCCAAGCTGGGCCAAGAAACTCGGCGTGGAACTCGACACCCTGCTGGTTAGCCAACCGAGCAGTGGTGAGGAAGCGATGCAGATCTGTGAAATGCTCGTCAAAAGCAACGCGGTTGACGTGATCATCATCGACTCGGTCGCGGCACTCGTCCCTAAGAAGGAACTCGAAGGAGAAATTGGCGACAGCCATGTCGGGCTGCAAGCTCGCTTGATGAGCCAATCGATGCGTAAATTGACCGGTGCCATTGCCAAGAGCAAATGTGCGGTGATCTTCATCAACCAAATTCGCGAAAAGATCGGCGGCATTTCGTTCGGCAGCCCCGAAACGACCCCCGGGGGTCGAGCATTGAAATTCTACAGCTCTTGCCGAATTGACGTCCGCCGAATTGGTTCGTTGAAAGATGGTGAAGAGCAAGTCGGTCAACGCGTCAAGGCGAAGATCGTCAAGAACAAAGTGGCGCCGCCATTCCGCATCGCCGAATTCGACATGATGCACAACAATGGCATCAGCTTCGAAGGTGATCTGCTCGATCTCGGGGTGACCCACGATATCGTTTCGCGAAGCGGGTCGTGGTTCAAGTACGGTGAAACCTATCTGGGGCAAGGCAAAGAGAAGGCGCGAAACTTCTTGATTGAAAACACCGATGTCGCCGACGAGATCCAGCAAAAGATCATGGTCGCCGGCGGCTACGGTGGTCCCGTCGAAGAAGGCGAAGCGGTGGACGCCAGTGAAGTGGAAGCCGAAGTCGCCGATGCGACCAACAGCTAA
- a CDS encoding nucleotide pyrophosphohydrolase has protein sequence MTELPSNRLLTSDLTIGQAQKYVDQWIQTVGVRYFDEMTNLAQLVEEVGEVARILSRTCGEQSCKPGEKVGDLSDELADVLFVVICLANQSGIDLTAAMQQNLLKKTVRDATRHQQNEKLGGTGTGHSEAT, from the coding sequence ATGACGGAATTGCCATCAAATCGACTACTGACATCCGACCTTACCATTGGGCAAGCACAAAAGTACGTCGACCAGTGGATACAAACGGTCGGCGTCCGATATTTTGACGAGATGACCAATTTGGCCCAGCTGGTTGAAGAGGTCGGCGAAGTGGCGAGAATCCTGTCACGAACCTGTGGTGAACAATCCTGCAAACCGGGCGAGAAGGTTGGTGATTTGAGTGATGAGTTGGCGGATGTTCTGTTTGTCGTCATCTGCTTAGCCAACCAATCCGGCATCGATTTGACCGCAGCGATGCAGCAAAATCTCCTCAAGAAAACGGTCCGCGACGCAACGCGACACCAGCAAAATGAGAAGCTTGGAGGGACCGGAACCGGGCATTCGGAAGCAACCTAA
- the cyaB gene encoding class IV adenylate cyclase encodes MFEIEQKYRIRDSKRVQAMLLELGMIPADLDHHCDTYYNHPCRDFAESKEALRVRRVNEVPYITYKGPKLPGEIKARRELEWILSPGDDRGDKTEQLLTLLGFHRVAEVKKIRQSFDPPKGELDGFVIVLDEVEQLGQFAEIERMARNESEVEKARAQIQQLATRLGLDSPEPRSYLRMLLENIG; translated from the coding sequence ATGTTTGAAATCGAACAAAAGTATAGGATCCGTGACTCGAAACGTGTGCAAGCGATGCTGTTGGAACTTGGCATGATCCCCGCTGATCTCGATCACCATTGCGATACGTACTACAACCACCCGTGCCGTGATTTTGCCGAGTCGAAAGAGGCACTGCGGGTCCGCCGCGTCAACGAAGTACCGTACATCACCTACAAGGGGCCGAAATTGCCAGGCGAGATCAAAGCCCGCCGTGAACTCGAATGGATCCTCAGCCCGGGTGATGATCGCGGCGACAAGACCGAGCAACTGCTCACACTGCTGGGCTTTCACCGTGTCGCCGAAGTGAAGAAGATCCGGCAATCGTTTGATCCGCCCAAAGGGGAACTCGACGGTTTCGTGATCGTGCTTGACGAAGTGGAACAACTTGGCCAATTTGCTGAGATCGAGCGCATGGCCCGCAACGAGTCGGAGGTTGAGAAGGCTCGAGCACAGATTCAGCAGCTCGCCACGCGGCTCGGACTTGATTCCCCAGAACCACGGAGCTACCTAAGAATGTTGCTTGAAAACATTGGATAA
- a CDS encoding DUF58 domain-containing protein: MTITNQGRWTAYDVALGFFRLPKSFESLEPETILRELLPNASLETTVRMRAFRRGIYTLPRPRAYSTFAFHLLRDGRWQSDQQALMVLPHFRPLLDLDLPVGARYQPGGIALTSNIGESPEYIGNREYVAGDSSRRIDYRSWARLGRPIVREYREEHYCRVALVLDTFVSPKRKAGREGFPDLEDDTPPISRMSWKSSTPLMRVERNLSRRSHRR, encoded by the coding sequence TTGACGATCACGAATCAAGGCCGCTGGACCGCCTACGACGTCGCGCTCGGGTTTTTCCGCCTGCCGAAGAGCTTTGAGTCACTCGAACCCGAAACGATACTGAGGGAATTGTTACCCAATGCGTCGTTGGAGACGACGGTACGCATGAGGGCGTTTCGTCGCGGGATTTACACGTTGCCCCGGCCTCGCGCCTATTCCACCTTTGCGTTTCACTTACTTCGCGACGGTCGCTGGCAATCTGACCAGCAGGCGCTGATGGTGTTGCCCCACTTTCGTCCACTGCTCGACCTTGATTTGCCGGTCGGCGCTCGCTACCAACCCGGCGGAATTGCTCTCACCTCCAACATCGGTGAATCCCCCGAGTACATTGGCAATCGCGAGTACGTCGCCGGTGATTCGTCACGCCGAATTGATTACCGTTCGTGGGCCCGTTTGGGGCGTCCGATTGTTCGTGAGTACCGAGAAGAGCACTACTGCCGTGTGGCGTTGGTCCTCGATACCTTCGTTTCACCCAAGCGAAAAGCGGGCCGTGAAGGTTTTCCCGATCTCGAGGACGACACACCGCCCATTTCGAGAATGTCT
- a CDS encoding thiamine phosphate synthase — protein sequence MTLPSNRSTHRILDASINRATEGIRTLEEFARFELQDPTIFEPLKSLRHDLSNAVDQHLSRESLLSARDTPGDLGTKIEAATEYDRPSKRVVVVAASARVQQSLRVIEEYGKTLNADFGRRVEQLRYRAYQLCAQQELQVLHHRRRRLLSKSQLYYLIDAGSSEPAFLNAIKTLSAAGVDVFQLRDKDIDDSTLYQRARVGAAIARELDRLFIVNDRCDIAVAADADGVHLGQDELPASVARTIIGDNRLLGVSTHSLPQVKRAELDGADYIGCGPVFRSRTKTFSEFAGTDFLSEVSLATPMPAFAIGGIERNNLSKVIETGFTRIAVTGAIRDAEDPLTAAAELREQLGSLG from the coding sequence ATGACACTACCTTCCAACCGGTCAACCCATCGTATCCTAGACGCTTCCATAAATCGAGCGACGGAGGGGATTCGAACCTTGGAGGAGTTTGCAAGATTTGAACTACAAGATCCTACGATCTTCGAACCGCTCAAATCGCTTCGGCATGACCTCTCCAACGCCGTCGATCAACACCTGTCTCGCGAGTCGTTGTTGTCCGCACGCGATACCCCCGGTGACCTCGGAACGAAAATCGAGGCGGCGACCGAGTACGATCGCCCCAGCAAGCGAGTCGTCGTCGTCGCTGCGTCGGCACGTGTCCAGCAATCGCTGCGGGTCATTGAAGAATACGGCAAGACCCTCAACGCCGATTTTGGACGGCGGGTCGAACAGCTTCGTTACCGTGCTTACCAGCTTTGCGCCCAGCAAGAGCTTCAAGTCCTCCATCATCGTCGACGCCGTCTGCTTTCGAAATCACAGCTCTACTATTTGATCGATGCCGGTTCGTCGGAACCAGCGTTTCTCAATGCCATTAAAACGTTGTCGGCTGCGGGAGTCGATGTGTTTCAGCTTCGCGACAAAGACATCGACGACTCGACGTTGTACCAGCGCGCTCGCGTGGGAGCGGCAATCGCTCGCGAACTCGACCGGCTATTCATTGTCAATGATCGCTGCGACATCGCCGTTGCGGCTGACGCGGATGGTGTTCACCTCGGGCAAGACGAATTGCCGGCGTCGGTGGCACGAACGATCATCGGTGACAACCGGCTGCTGGGCGTCTCGACGCATTCGCTGCCGCAAGTCAAGCGGGCGGAATTGGACGGAGCCGACTACATCGGTTGTGGCCCCGTGTTCCGCAGCCGCACCAAAACGTTTTCCGAGTTCGCTGGAACCGACTTTCTCAGCGAAGTTTCCTTGGCCACTCCAATGCCGGCGTTTGCAATTGGAGGTATCGAGCGAAACAATCTTTCGAAGGTGATCGAGACCGGCTTTACCCGAATTGCCGTTACCGGCGCGATTCGCGATGCAGAAGATCCTCTCACCGCCGCCGCGGAACTCAGGGAGCAACTAGGTTCTCTCGGATAA
- a CDS encoding TolC family protein, which translates to MNRSLFQLAAYLQLGIAILFATGCAPTQPFFLNESPDLQYYLNHATAIEYPDVDVQSLPETTEALSPLTIGNHDYQFWDLTVEEAVNIALQNAKILPTTGGNAEFRQNIASQFTSGNADQFGSIYDVAVQQSTTQSVPLTVDGSGNRVLPRGVLRANQIGGVEDALAEFDAQASGFFSYGTTDRPRNVGAANTVNPQFFQSTDATQQSALSKRYATGGVATLRQQVIYSMNNAEISPISRSVPSDWTAIVEAQVQHPLMRNRGTLINRIPVVLASLNEDISIADYEAQVRNLVRDVENKYWDLYVSYRNVSTAIIGRNSAVATANFARANLENGTGTIQELSQAVAQYYQFRGILESSIAGSNLPGTVDRFGVYGNERLLREVMGLSPTDGRLIRPIQEPSLARVEYDWNEAVAQALYLSPELRKNKTRLKQLELELMAAKNQILPEVNLSLLYRWVGVGDTLGPPQRRDVQFPNPGSSALAELTGGNYQEGAIRLEITPPAFGARRELTRIRGAQLRLARDKAFLQDQERLWVSQLSDGFAKVSTHYQLVQTNAQRWQATEMEVNARLAELKQGRSPVNVVLQSQQRRAEAMIDYYRALSEYNKSMNYVDYLKGTLLANSNITLREGPWNKKAYWDALERARERNAGKQVKYGVTRPGVVRTGPVRDANTAAGMMNGSVSSMGQTLAPNIEGEIFLNDPNGSLNMDPELYRDPIEIPETLELGEMGSPQEMFDPGPSIRQLPDGPEATDALQPLDAPIGSALSPISYEAEVVDTGYVPKPVARRPVPMP; encoded by the coding sequence ATGAACCGCTCGTTGTTTCAACTCGCTGCGTATCTCCAGCTAGGGATTGCGATCCTTTTTGCGACCGGGTGCGCACCGACACAGCCCTTCTTTCTGAATGAGTCACCCGACCTTCAGTACTATCTAAATCATGCCACGGCGATCGAGTATCCCGACGTCGATGTGCAGAGTCTGCCTGAGACGACCGAGGCACTCTCGCCGCTGACGATCGGCAATCACGACTACCAATTCTGGGACCTGACGGTCGAAGAAGCGGTTAATATTGCGCTGCAAAATGCCAAGATCTTGCCAACCACCGGTGGCAATGCCGAATTTCGTCAAAACATCGCGTCGCAGTTCACCAGCGGTAACGCCGACCAATTCGGCAGCATCTATGATGTCGCGGTTCAACAATCGACCACTCAATCGGTACCGTTGACCGTCGATGGTAGTGGCAACCGCGTCTTACCACGTGGCGTGCTGCGAGCGAATCAAATCGGTGGCGTCGAAGATGCACTGGCTGAATTCGATGCTCAAGCGAGCGGCTTTTTCAGCTACGGTACGACCGATCGTCCTCGAAACGTTGGCGCTGCCAACACTGTCAATCCACAATTCTTTCAATCAACCGATGCGACACAGCAATCGGCACTCAGCAAGCGTTATGCGACCGGTGGGGTCGCGACGTTGCGTCAGCAAGTCATTTACTCAATGAACAATGCTGAGATCAGTCCGATCTCTCGCTCGGTTCCAAGCGATTGGACCGCGATCGTTGAAGCTCAGGTGCAGCATCCGCTGATGCGAAATCGTGGCACCTTGATCAATCGTATCCCGGTCGTGCTGGCGAGCTTGAACGAAGACATTTCGATCGCCGACTATGAAGCTCAAGTTCGTAACTTGGTTCGCGATGTTGAGAACAAGTACTGGGACCTTTATGTTTCCTATCGCAATGTTTCAACTGCGATCATTGGCCGCAACAGCGCCGTGGCAACAGCAAATTTCGCACGAGCGAATTTGGAAAACGGCACCGGCACGATCCAAGAGTTGTCGCAGGCGGTGGCTCAGTATTACCAGTTCCGCGGCATTCTTGAATCCTCGATTGCCGGCTCCAATTTGCCGGGAACCGTTGACCGTTTTGGGGTCTACGGTAACGAACGACTGCTTCGTGAGGTGATGGGATTGTCTCCCACCGATGGTCGCCTGATTCGCCCGATCCAAGAACCTTCGCTCGCTCGAGTCGAATACGACTGGAATGAAGCGGTTGCACAGGCGTTGTACCTCAGCCCTGAACTACGCAAGAACAAGACACGGCTGAAACAACTCGAGTTGGAGTTGATGGCCGCCAAGAATCAAATTCTGCCAGAAGTGAATTTGTCACTGTTGTACCGCTGGGTCGGCGTCGGCGACACGCTGGGTCCACCCCAGCGAAGAGATGTGCAGTTTCCGAATCCCGGCAGCAGTGCACTCGCGGAATTGACCGGCGGCAACTACCAAGAAGGTGCGATTCGTTTGGAGATCACGCCACCGGCGTTTGGGGCCCGCCGCGAATTGACTCGCATCCGCGGAGCTCAACTTCGTTTGGCTCGTGACAAAGCATTCCTACAAGACCAAGAACGTTTGTGGGTGAGTCAGTTGAGTGATGGTTTTGCAAAAGTGTCAACGCACTATCAATTGGTACAAACCAACGCACAACGTTGGCAGGCAACCGAAATGGAAGTCAATGCACGCTTGGCCGAACTGAAACAAGGTCGCAGCCCCGTGAACGTCGTGCTGCAAAGCCAGCAACGTCGTGCCGAAGCAATGATCGACTACTACCGCGCTCTGTCGGAATACAACAAGTCCATGAACTACGTCGACTACCTCAAAGGCACGCTGCTCGCGAACAGCAACATCACCCTTCGTGAAGGGCCGTGGAACAAGAAGGCCTATTGGGACGCGCTGGAACGAGCACGTGAACGCAATGCAGGTAAGCAAGTTAAGTATGGGGTGACTCGACCGGGGGTTGTGCGAACCGGGCCCGTGCGTGATGCCAACACCGCCGCCGGGATGATGAATGGCAGTGTCTCGAGCATGGGGCAAACGCTGGCACCGAACATCGAAGGCGAGATCTTTCTGAACGATCCGAATGGCTCGCTGAATATGGACCCCGAACTCTATCGCGATCCGATCGAGATTCCCGAGACATTGGAACTCGGGGAAATGGGATCGCCTCAAGAGATGTTTGATCCGGGACCCTCGATCCGTCAATTGCCCGACGGTCCCGAAGCGACGGACGCCCTGCAACCCCTTGATGCACCCATTGGCAGTGCCCTGTCACCGATCAGCTACGAGGCCGAAGTGGTTGACACCGGGTATGTCCCAAAACCGGTTGCCCGCCGTCCGGTGCCAATGCCTTAG